CACGCGGTTCATGAAGTCCAATTTACGCTGTTGCTCGTCCGATAGATTCTGGTTTTCGCTGGCTGTGGCTGACATTATTTGGCGCCGCAAATGGTTCACGTGACGCTCATTTTGCACAGCCATTCGATCAAAATCGTTCGCTAGCTTGTCCCAGGTTTCCTTTCTCATTTGGTCCTCACTTTGGCGTTGTTTCAAGGTTTCTCGTTGCTGTTGCTGTCCATTTCTAAACTCCTGTAACTGTTCTGGATTCATACCTTTATAGCGGTAGGCGATAACACGGTTAGGACCCAAAGCACTTTTCGCTACATCTGGATTCTCCGTCATTATATCACTGGTAAGATGATTATAGATTTCAGCCATGTTATCTTGTTCTTCCTCACGCTTTTGCTGCTCTCGTTGATAATTTTGCTGCTGGACCAAGGACTtattaaattgattgattgattcttGAATTTTACAACGCGCCTCTCGTTCTTCTGCTGCCAATTTGAGTGCTTTACGTTCCCGTGCTTCCAGAGCTTCTTGAAGAAACTTACTAGCAGCAACTCGATCTAGCTCTTCCCTGCGTTTTTCTCGAATCTGTTGCTCGAGCCAGGACTTTTGCTGTTGTATTTGCATGCGCTTTCGCTGCCCTCCAGTTAGATCCTCACCTTCAAACTTCTGAGCCCCGGAGATTGTTAACCGAGGATCATGATCTCCTACGCGCGCTGGTAAAGATTTTTTGAGTCCATTTGGATCGAACAAGTCGAAATCACGAGATTGTTCTGGTCGCTGGTTGAGCTTCCTAAACTGATTGATTTCGTCCTGGATTTGAGATCGCAGGCGTTGTTGTTCTTGGTTTTTCATGTACAACAGTTGCGTTTGACGGCGTTGTTCCTCTTCGAACTTTCGTTGTTGTTCCCGTTCTTGTTCGTTGAGCTGATGTCGCTCTTGAATTTGTTGTTCAAGAACAGTGGTGTCAATCTGGGAGGTGCAAACGGGTTCAAGTatttagttaattttaaaaaggaAGGGTGATGTTTTAACAGCTTTAACACTACTGTgtggttttcaaatatttcaacttgAAGCTTAACGACTCACCCCAATGACTCGCCGGCGGGCATTGAAGATTCTCTGCTTACGAGATTCCTCATAGCGGCGTCGTCTTTCGATAGCCGCCGATTCCTTACGATCTTCTGCGCTAATGTGCAGGGAATTGAGCATCCTGTATTTCGGTCAAGGTAGACTTGTTTGCTTGGGCGTTTTTATCTGGAATGTTTGAAAAACGACGCGGACCTTgatattttattgtttgttaTATGAACACGACCAACTGAATGTTTTCGCTATAGAAACTGTGACCGTTAAGCGGTTGCTTGGATTCGTTCAACTTCGCGCATGCCAAAACCATGGTTGAAAAAATTCCAGTAGGTGCAAGATGAAGATAGGACCTAAAAAAAGATAGGGAGAGTCGACTATCATTCAAAATACTAAAtatacaattatttaaaaatatatttgccGAGTTGGATAATCGATATGTTTTTGTAGAAGAACAACAGGTtatatttatgaattttattcaaGCAGAAACATTAGTAAAATACAATCAATCCATCGGTTTTGTTGGGTAACATCACAGCATTTCGTACAGACTATATGATTCCTTTGGTGACTCTCACAGTTTTTAGTTGCATATACGTTTATAGGTATACGATTCCAGGATCGTTGTTAAATTAATGATGCAGGGGTAACAGACCTTCCttttgtaaattcaaaataGAGTCCGCAATGACGCGGGCCGAGCTCCTCAGATAGCCACCACTAAGAAGCATTACGAGTgagattcctttttctcttgTCATCCTGAAGACGATAGCATCCCGCTCGATAACACCTTCAGGAGTAATATCCAGTAAACCGAGAGGGTCTCCTTTAAGAATATCTGTGCCAGCATTGTAGACTAGAAAATTCGGTTGAAATTCCTCAAAAGCACGGAATAAACTTTTTCGAAGCTTTTGAAGATACTCCTGGTCATCAGTGTGTGGTTTCAATTCGACAGCCAGTCTTATAGCTATTTTTGCTTCCTGATCTCTAGGATAGATACGATAGTTGTACATGTCCAAAATGTAGGTACTTTTGTTATCGATTAAATCCCGTGCGTATCCGTTTCCTTGGTGAGCGTCCAAGTCCAATATGAGAACTCGCTCAATACCCCTGCCGCTAGAAAGAATCATCTTGACTGTAAGGGTAATATCCGCATATGGACAAAAGCCGCCACCTTGATCCGAGCTACAATGATGAAAGCCTCCGCCTAAATTTATGGCCCAACCCACTCCACTTGGTGAAGCGAGAGCACACTCGGCGGCCATCAAAGATCCATAGGCCTGAAAACGCATCGGTTTCAGATAAGCTCGCTGAACAAAATAATTTGGCACAAAGATCAGGGGTGGTATTTCAGCAATTTTGGCTACATTCAAACTCcactgcaaaatttcaaaggataatattaataattttataagtgaaatatcaaatttttccttaaacCTTCAAACTTTCGAGGTATCGTTTTGTATGCACCTCCAATAGTTCATCATCGGTAATCTGTCTGGGCCGGTGAATTTGGCTGATTTCTTCGATAAAACCACCGGCTTTTAGTAGTTTGAATATGTTAATGCTTTTAGCTGCATCGAAAGGGTGCAATTTTTGTAGTCCACAGAATCGCACCCCATACTCGTGGCGATAGacgattggaattttggaaTTCGTTTCAGCGTCATCTTTGGAAGACTTCGACTTGTCTTCTTCCTCGGCGCTGGAGGATAAACATCCTAATTTCGGGACCATTTGATACTACGTAATAGCCTTTTCACTCGGCTGTAACTCGATAAATTATGTTAAGTACCCcgtttgttattattattagttCTCACAATTCAATTTGAGTGACATTTTTTATTTGCACCACTAGGATTTCCTAATTGCTTCTCGACCAATGACTTCGACTATGATCTTCCTTTCTGCGATAAAATATCTAATTATGTGCATAAATTCGATAGTAAAACCTAACATTTGAGCTTCCTTGGCCCTATTTCAAGGTCGTAATACATCGCGTGTGTCACCATAGGAAGATGTATGTAtattagggtggcccaaaattgtactatgtcttTATGATGgcaaattgtgatattttattttcactacaaaattttcccattgttcAACGGAAGGGTGGgaaagtgtttcaactcccattcatctaatttaatttaaataaaggtgTCCATCACGCCTTCTAATTTGAATCATATTATGATCCATGCTTGACAAGATGTGTGCAACGACCCTGCCAGGACAATGATAGTGAACCATCATTATCCACTCATGCACACACCGCCGCCGTGACCCATGGGAACCCAGGGTACGGAACTTcgcgcatcttttgaattcaatgttaattaaaaatcttaatccaaagtacacttttttgttaattgtaattttttttttaaattcatagtattgcgtaatttaaaaaatcatacatacaaattgagagtccaaaacagtcccaatgaattttaagtttaaaacttacattatagagaaaatttaaaaaatattagagacacatgtttgatactttttcaagatctgaaaatattattaggacaaaatgtcgaaaaaatgatctatttccaaaaatcgaaccagtgcgacctcgaaacatcatttttctgagtcgccgccataTACAATATTAtttcttacaccctaagctgtcgtttgaagcttgagcccccaaaattccagacatagtacaattttgggccaccctaatgtATATGTCATGTATATAGAAAATCCACCATGGGgtcacggattcaccgcagttcgataaaaatatggatttaaaatatgatttaaagaATTCCCAAATgccatacccggcaccatgcatgacttcgtatgaactgttatggagtgaatgtaaaATATGTCAATGTAAGTATATTGTGGAGAAAAGAATCAATCAGCTACTCCAAatagttgaaaatttgcaacatGGTAAATATATACTTACTTACTATATATAAATTAAGTATAattattgctggaaaatcagcaatcgaggtGTCAGATTTGGAACttgaaggttttgaaaaaatagagtGATCAGAATTTGGTGTTGTCTGATAGCAAACCCTTATTCGGTAAGTAAGTCGTTTCGCTgtataaattttacaacaatactgacaaatattttcttgtttttgacaCTTTGAAACaggttgagcaccactgactttcagtgtgtgctgctcggctaacttttacccaaaacacaaacacgcaaaacccaaatctgtagcaattataattatttacttacacacgacattttaaaaacttaagctagcttacattattactcacgggcccgtttccTACCCTAACAtccaaacaataacaacaatcatatcacagctCGGACGGCACAGGTGTATCACAGCTTAATATCACGGATTTTCTGTAGaactggcaaccctgcctggcTGCACTGCTTCGACGGGCGTACCACAGCTGCCCGGAGCACTTCCGCCTACTTCCGGCTGGCTCTCGCAACGTCCGCAGCTTGATTTCGCAAAAACGGGACTCGCAAAACCAAGATGGCGAAAATCGAGTCCCGAAAAGCGTTTGGCTCAGCTCCCAAAAACGACCCTATTAAAATTCATCGCTACTTTAAGATTGGCTCATGCAGTACGATAATAAGGCACTCACCCAATGGGGCCGTTGGTAATTTCGCTAAATTTATGGCTACCGTCCGTAATGTGGTTTGCTGGGCACCCGACACTACAATAACGAGCAGCTACTTTACTGAGTATAGGAGGGGTTTTTATGGTTAGACTCACCTTTGCCTTGTCTCGAGGCTGTGAAGGTTTCTTTCTCCTTCTTTTCCTCTTTGCCCTTCGCCACCAAAGTCTTCAGCAATCTACGGCAAAATGCTGGGTTTAGAGAGGATAATTCTCGAAGGACGAATGTTGTTTTACCTGAGCTTTGGTTGTATGTCCTTCCGGCTAATCTGGCAATAGGAGACTCGGATTCCGTCTGTAAACAATACCACACTCCGTTATACCGTTACTCGCAGGGCAATTTTCATCTCACCTTAGCAGCAGCAATTGCAAGTCCTCCACAGCTTTCTACTGGAATCGGTGACGACGAATTGCTGCTACCTTCGCTACCTCGCTCGGTTTCCGTTTCTACTGACCACCCGGGGAGCACTTATTTATCCGCTGCCTGCGAGTCGAAGAAACGTTTGATTTATCCAGTCCAACAAAGCTGATCCACTTTATCTCACCTTATTGACGAACAATACGGATATTTCCTCCTTCAATTCTGGCAGCGACTCTGGGATGTGAGCAGATGGCGGATTTTCAGTAATAATGCTTTCACTGCGATGACGAATCGAAATCCAAATTTTCTTCTTCGGTTgctgttgttttgatttgttgattGTTGTTTTCCCATGTGCGCGTTTGACAGTTATGGTTACACTCTTACTTCTATACACTCATCTTTGGTCTATTTTTGACTCAATCACTACACGCTCAGAACAAAATAGCTAGACaaacttaattataatgctacatACACTACCGCAACggaagaatttttcatgaatcggAGACAacgattcatgaaaaattcaaaaacctcTATACCTAGGCAACGATCAGAGACATCGGTCTGGCCACCCTAAGGCAACCACGAAACTTCGCAAGCCACAACAATGCTTGCCAGATCGAAACTTAAAGGCCCAAATCGAAAATACTACTCCAGCGACTTCTGGAAGACTTGACCGAACGCCAACGAGTCTTGGCAAATCGTCTCTGACCGTTCCTGTACCAGCTTTCAAATTCTTGCCTCCGCTACGGTTACAAACACAAAACAGTAGCTTAAACATTACGAATTTgctcaaaaacacaaaacattgaacaaatataaaaattaaaaagaggttaAAAAATATGGTGATATAAAAGGAGGGAAAAGCAGCAAATCCGTGGAAAGGGAGAATTTAGTTCCCTGATCGCCAAGAGCCCGAATGGAGGTTataccgcgcctccagatcgcgttgcttttgaatggaGGGTTTTCTTGACGACCCCGTTTATGCTACTCCCCCTAAAATTAGGACTAGTTCAGCATGTGGTTCGAACACTGGATTCACCTCGTATGTAGTGACACCATTCCAGATTAGTacggtttgttgttttgttccaaGGTTGTATTTTGGTGTTATCTTCGTAGCTGGTGTAGCTCATAGCTGGTTTAATGGTGCTGTTGTCCAGATGTTGCTCTCCGCGGCTCGATTTGTTCCGATCGGCAAACGGTCTgtctgtccggattttcgtggAGTGGTCATCCGTTGTTGGCAGTCGTGTTTCTGCGTGCATAGCTGGATTTGCTGGTTTGTCACGTTCCAGTAACGGCGTGACAGCGCGAGGCATGTACACGGTCAGTTTCTCTCGCCCTGACTAACGGATCGCGCTCAAGAGAGCTTCTTGCTGGTTTGTCACGTTCCAGTAACGGCGTGTTTGCGTTTAGCATGAACACGGTCAGTTTCTCTCGCCCTGACTAACGGCTAGCCCGCGGGAGGCCTTGCGGGTAGAAAGGTGTCTATATCGGTGATGCATTGATTCGCCTAGCTTTGACAAACCAACGCTGTCTCTATTCGAAACTCTCTGTGAACTGCGTCCAGCCCACAGAGTACGATTTTTCTCGGTTCGTGAACGGGAAGCGCCTTGGCGCTGAGGAGTCATTTCCGGGTATTCTCGGTCTGCATGGTCCTGTTTTTGACCTCCATTTACTGAGGAGCCTGTCCAGACGATACCTGCACACTCCGTACTGCTTCAGTATGTGTTGTCCATGTCGAGGAAATTACTGCTGTCGCTCGGGGAGCAGATTTGCAGCGTGAATTCCGCACTGTCGCTGCGGATGAGCTCTATCCGCTTGCGAAGGCGTTAACCAATGCTCTAGTCGGGCATACTGTCACGTTCGGTGTAGTGTGGTGATTGACGCTGTGCGTGTTTGCTGAGTCTAAGAAGATCTCTTTGTTGATCACCCTTGGTGATGGACGTAGCTGTATAGTCGTCAAGCGAGGAGGTAGTGAAAGGTGTTGTTGCTCGCTGCGCTTGACGATGGCTCGATTTGTCCCGATCGGCAACGGTGTTTTCGGCGATAACGCAGTCGTTCACAGGCCTAGCCTGTCGTCATAGCTGTGATAATTCGAGGAGATAGCGAGCGATGATCCTGCTAAATGCCCTCGATGGTGGCACGATTTTTCCCGATCGGCTAACGGTGTTTTTAGCGCATTGAGCGTAGTGGTTCACAAATGGTGGTTGATCTGCGTCATAGCTGGAACATGGCGGTATTGGTAGTTTGCGGCAGAGAGTCGATATGGTAGTAGCGGCCGTCATGAAGTCTACTCCGCACGACTTCTGCGCAAAACTGTAATCCGCGGGGTTCTTGATGTTGTCCTGACAATCCCTTTGACTGCAGCGACGTGGTGTTTGGAGCTGCTGTACTTTCCAGGATTTCCAGCATTCCAATATCCCAAGCGCAATTCAACGCTAGTTCGGCGTCAGGAACGTGTTGTCGTGGTCCGATAGGATTGGAGGCGAGGTTTCAATGTGTGTATGTAGGTCCATCAGCCGTCTCAATGTCGTattttgtgtgtgtgttgtCAGCAACtgcttacatagcttgaatTTTTACTAGTCGGCTTTCATGTCTTTAGCATGATACCGACCCTGTTTTCCTGATTGGACATCTTCCAGTTCGTAGAGGTTGGTGCCCAGAATTTTCCTAACCATCGCCGGTACAAATTTGGGGTCCAATTTTCTATTGATGTGGTCCGCCTTCGATGAGAGGGTAAAGTTGCGACGCCACACCAAGTCACCCACAAGAAATGTAGCTGGTTTCTTATTGACGTCGTATCGTTGCTTTGATTTTGTGTGGTTGTTTTTAATGCGTTGCTGGATGAATTCGTGTATACGGCGGATTGATGACAAACGTACTTCCTGAGCTACTTTGGGATCTTTCGGTGTATTGATTGCCTGTTGTGTGTACAGATCCGTGTGAAGCACTAAGTCTCTACCAAAATTTGCATGGTGAGGACTTATTCCCGTAACTTCATGTTTAGCGCTATTTATAGCTGCCGTGATGGCCGCTAGGTAGGCGTCCCAGTTCCGATGGTCCTCTTCGATTAACGCCCTGATGCAAGTTATGAGCACCCGGTTAACCCGCTCAGCATTGTTCACCATCGGACAGTAGTAAGCTGTTGTCATGTGTGTGATGTGGTGTTTTGCCAACAGAGCTTTAAACGCTGACGATAAAAATTGTTTCCCGTTGTCCGATAAGATGATTCGTGGCCTCGAGAACTTCAGGAATACCTGCTTTTCcaaaaaatccaccattttgaCCGAGTCTGCCGCGCGCATGGGATGGACTATTATGTACTTGGTCACCCAGTCTACTACGACCAACATTACTGTGTTTCCTGCTTTTGATCTGGTTAAGGGGCCGACAAAATCGACCGAGATTAATTCCCAAGGAAGTCGTGCAGGTTTCGCCGCTCCCATGGTTGGCATCATCGCAGTGTTCGATGCTTTGCTCGCCTTACAAATATCGCATGTCCTGATGTATGCTGCTACATCCTCAGCCATCTTAGGCCAGTAGTAGAAGGTCTGTATTTTGTGGAGAGTTTTCATGAGACCCAAGTGCGCTGACGATGTCGAGTCATGGAACCTTCGGATCATATCCAACCGCTCGTTCTTCGGAACAATCTTCTTCCATCTATGCGTAACCGTTCCCAACTCATCTTTGCACTTGCAGTTTTTGTATAACTCTTTGTCAATCAGCTTGAAGTCCGGAAAATTGCTTGCGTTTTGCTTTACCTGTTCCTTCAACCGCGTGTACCAGGAATCTGCTTCTGTTGTTACTGCCAGAACGCTGTCTGGAACAATTCTGGATAGTGCATCGGGGACGACGTTCACTGTGCCTTTGCGGTATTTGATGTTGAAATCAAACGCGTTCAAGCGGAGTAGCCAACGACTCATGAGTGCGGTAGGATTCTTCAGGGACCTAAGATAACTTAGTGCTGCATGATCACAATACACTGTGAACTTAATCCCCTCTATGAACCCTCTGAACTTTTCAATGGCTCTAATAACGGCTAGACATTCTCTTTCTGTTACCGAGTATTTACGTTCCGAGGAcgacagtttttgagaaaagtaACAAATCGGATGCTCTTGTCCCTCGAACTCCTGCGTCAGGACCGCTCCTATTGCAATATCACTTGCAT
This is a stretch of genomic DNA from Uranotaenia lowii strain MFRU-FL unplaced genomic scaffold, ASM2978415v1 HiC_scaffold_272, whole genome shotgun sequence. It encodes these proteins:
- the LOC129759788 gene encoding RIB43A-like with coiled-coils protein 2, with protein sequence MLNSLHISAEDRKESAAIERRRRYEESRKQRIFNARRRVIGIDTTVLEQQIQERHQLNEQEREQQRKFEEEQRRQTQLLYMKNQEQQRLRSQIQDEINQFRKLNQRPEQSRDFDLFDPNGLKKSLPARVGDHDPRLTISGAQKFEGEDLTGGQRKRMQIQQQKSWLEQQIREKRREELDRVAASKFLQEALEARERKALKLAAEEREARCKIQESINQFNKSLVQQQNYQREQQKREEEQDNMAEIYNHLTSDIMTENPDVAKSALGPNRVIAYRYKGMNPEQLQEFRNGQQQQRETLKQRQSEDQMRKETWDKLANDFDRMAVQNERHVNHLRRQIMSATASENQNLSDEQQRKLDFMNRVVYQNVPTIEYFEQFNTTTR
- the LOC129759790 gene encoding histone deacetylase 11 — its product is MVPKLGCLSSSAEEEDKSKSSKDDAETNSKIPIVYRHEYGVRFCGLQKLHPFDAAKSINIFKLLKAGGFIEEISQIHRPRQITDDELLEVHTKRYLESLKWSLNVAKIAEIPPLIFVPNYFVQRAYLKPMRFQAYGSLMAAECALASPSGVGWAINLGGGFHHCSSDQGGGFCPYADITLTVKMILSSGRGIERVLILDLDAHQGNGYARDLIDNKSTYILDMYNYRIYPRDQEAKIAIRLAVELKPHTDDQEYLQKLRKSLFRAFEEFQPNFLVYNAGTDILKGDPLGLLDITPEGVIERDAIVFRMTREKGISLVMLLSGGYLRSSARVIADSILNLQKEGLLPLHH